The Sminthopsis crassicaudata isolate SCR6 chromosome 5, ASM4859323v1, whole genome shotgun sequence genome contains the following window.
ACATTAAAAAATGATGGATAAAATGCCAACaaaacagattaaatttaaaagtgtgttgtgTATATTTCCTCTTGGAGAGTCAGTTCTTAAACATTTACCACCTTATCATTGGTCTTAGGTCTACcttgaataaagtaaaaatataaaaccatgaGTTCTTCTTCTCATTGTCAGTCCAGTTTCAGAGACTTATAAATGGTGACATTGATGGATTATTCCTTGATAATAAAGAGTTTGGATCTGGTGGAATAATCATGATTTTAAGAAGACTCCCTACAGTTGGGAGTTGTAGAATTTattattggcaaagatatagaGTGACCTCATTCTATAAAAACTGAAATAGAGTGTTATTATGAGCTTATGAGGGGCAACAGGTATGAATTTTGGTAGTTACTAGGATATTATCCTATTTTTCTACAACGTGCCACATTTTATAAGAATGTGAGTCAAGAAGGTAAGGATAGGTAGTCCAGCCCACATCCAGTTAATATAAACTGTACCAGTGCCAATGCTGATGGAATAATTATAGAAtctgagaataataaaattatagaatctgAAGATAGTGATGATCAGATGCCACCTGAATTATATACTTCTAAGCCCCCAATAGTCTTTCTATgagcagagaaagaaggaaatactAAGATTAGAATGTTAGAATATATTTGTGGCCATGGAATATTCATGAAGGGTCACAGAGGCTAAATAATTATTACCAGGGCATATAAGTAAAAGGTATATATGAAGGACCTGTAAGGTTAGGATACCTTCTTGACTGGGGCAATTCATGCCTTTGATGTTTCCAATGTGCCAGTTTTCTCTAGTGATATCCTTTCTACACTGTGTCAAATTAGTTTGTCTGGAAAGGACCATGTCTTAAACACAAATCACTTTGATTCCCATTGATTGGCCAAAAATAGGCCCCAAGTAAAGCCCTAGttagtcattgtttgggtcctgctAATAAAGAACAAAAGAGTAGTAATTCATGTTTCACTGTCAACATGGGAATCAGTTTGTTATGGTCTTGTGCTCTTAATTCTTTTAATAGCTTCATTTATTGCTCTGTTGATCATATGATCAATCAGCAGTTCTGCTGATattcagttctttgtcaccatttTCTGTTAAGGGAAGACCAAAGTTCTGTTAAGCCATAACCTATCTGACATGTGTGATtcatcatttttagaaaaaaaaaaagaaatggccatTTTTATAGCCAACatgttttatagatttaaaatacacataatatatgATTACAATATTTAGTGATATTAAATTTCACCTTAACAAATTCACTTAGTACTCTAACCCATCAAGAACTACTTGAATCTTGATTCTATCCTCCAGTACATAAGCTATACCCTTCAGctctatttcttttgaatttttaaatattattccaATCCATGTTTTTATCCAAaagaagctattaaaataattaagagcACAAGACCATAACAAACAGATTCCTATGTTGACAGCGAAATATGAATTACTACTCTTTTGGTCTTTATTagcaggacccaaacaatgaccaactaGGGCTGTACTTGGGGCCTATTTTTGGCCAATCAATGGGAATCAAAGTGATTTgtgtttaaggcatggtccttaagaaagagtCTTGCTAGTGaactccaagatatcttggaagagTTCAGTGACTAAAACAATTAATAGTATTTGCAGGTAAGGATATAGTTCACCTTGTGGAcacagggaagaggaaggaaggaaggaaggaaggaaggaaggaaggaaggaaggaaggaaggaaggaaggaaggaaggaaggaaggaaggaaggaaggaaggaaggaaggaaggaaggaagaaaggaagaaaggaagaaaggaaggaagaaaggaaggagagataaaggattaaaggaaggaaggagggaaggaaataaattaaggaaggagggagaaaagaaagcagggagagaagaagtaaggaagaaagactaaaaacactgagggtcttcccttcccaaatttatttatttatttattttgagtagGTGAAAGAGACCATTCTTCCCTTCAATTGGTAACTAGTCTTAATCACCTAATTATCTCAGTAAATATGTTAGCTTAAAAAGCCCAAGGTCTGGCACAGCATCAAGCATCATTTTCAGTTATCATGATCTATATTTGACTTAGGTGGCTCTacaagagaaaatgaggcaggtgaccttgcataaaCTGTGAGGAGAGCTGCCCCATTGAGGTCCCAACTAGAACTGATCAGTTGAAAAACTttgttccttcattctttccttccttccttccttctttccttccttccttccttccttccttccttccttccttccttccttccttccttccttccttccttccttccttccttccttccttccttccttccttccttccttccttccttccttccttccttccttcctttccttcttgtttccttccttctttatataGGAATATAGGATAAAATGTAGGGGAAGCTATTATCTAATCTTCAATACATGTACAAATTAAAGAGTCCTTTCTTGTGGTCAAACTTCTTTGCTAAAAATATGACTTGCTCAAATATTATTTCTCATAACTAGTATATATTATTAGCTGGATGGTATAGTAGATGTAGTAtcaagtctgaagtcaggaggacctgagttcaaaccctgcctcagATACGAATTACCATTATGAACTGGCACAAATTACTTAATTGTATTTACCTTCCTTATGtttaaaatgagcaggagaaggaattgGTGAACCATAGCTCcatcaagaaaatgccaaatgggatcACGGAGAGTCATAAGTAATTCCATAACAATTTAGATTTTTAATCTCAGGAACAAAAATTACACTTTCATCTAGAATTAGATTAGCATCTACAAAGTAAAaggttcaaaaataaaatttcctcttatatGTTTTCAGAATACTATTAAACTTTCTGGTTCTTGACAGCAGGAATTGTTTTGTGCCATTTGGAAATGTAAACTTCATAAAAGTCAATGAAGATATAATCTGGGTTTGTAATTGTCCCATTTTATATGTAACAACACTGAAGGACTAGGAGAGATGTAAGTTCCTGGTTCCACGAAAAGATTTGTTGACTAAGAGAATGCACTTatgatcatttaatttcttccttcacCATTGTGCCACAGAGGACAGTCATCACAAGGACAGGACATCCataaggtgtttttgttttttttttttttttgttttttgttgtgttgttgttgggtttttttttggtacagTGATAAGAAATTAATGGTgacataaaatatatgaaatattacaTAGGAAAGTGAAATGATGTAATATGAAGCAACCTGCCTGTCTAAAAAATGTATTGCAGAAATAAAACTGTCACTCATTAGTGTAATTATTTCTTTACCATTCCTCTGAGAGAAAAATAATGGATTATTGGTTCTTTTATCCCAGAGGATTTCAGCAAGAGTAGAAATATTGCCATCTTACATTTGATGGAGTTGTTTGTGCTTAGAAGCctcaagggaggaagaaagagatagtagaaaatatattttgcattaagGTAAGCACAGATATTAATGTCTAAAGCCAAAACTCAGTGTTAAGAAGCATTAATGGAAAAGGGATTATTGGTTCAAagtaatttcttttgatttttgcttCATGAATATCCTGTGTGGCTTATCCTagttaaaatgaaataagcatCAGGATTTATTTCAATtggtaaagagaatttttttttactttacattaATTGATTCCCTAAAAGTTGCAATTGGCAAAAATTGATTTGTGACATTTTATTATCATCTGCAAGGCTCAATATTAGGTGATATTAATAAGTGTTTAGTGCCAGGAAttcctttttcttgattttattccAGTGCCTTGGTCCAGAAATcacgtgtgtgcatgtgtatgtgtgtgtgtgtgtgtgtgtgtgtgtgtgtatgtgtgtgtaatgatATTTATCTTTCAAGAAACTCTTGGTTGTCTCTATAGATGTCAAGCTCTGACCCAGTGATGAGGGAAAACCAGACCCTCTGCACCCAATTCACCTTTGTTGCTTTCTCCTCTCTAAGTGAGCTACAACCAGTGCTCTTTGTAATCTTCTTGGCCATATACCTATTCACTATATTGGGAAATCTGTTGATCATCTGCCTAATCTGGGCAAGCCCTTCACTCCACTCTCCCATGTATTTCTTTCTGGCAAACCTATCCTTCCTGGAGATGTGCTATATCACCAGTGTGGTTCCTCAGATGCTGGTGCACCTGTTGGTGGAGCCCAAGACCATGAGTGTAGCACGTTGTGCAGCTCAGATGTATGGTTTTGCCATCTTTGGGCTAGCAGAGTGCTGTCTGCTGGCGGCTATGGCTTATGATCGCTTTGTTGCTATCTGCTATCCATTACGCTATACATTATTGATGAGTCCTCGCGTCTGCCTACAATTGGCTGCAGCATCCTGGACTACAGGAATGGTTATGGAGTCAGCCCAGATCACCTGGATCTTCACTCTCCCCTTCTGTGGCACAGGTCAAATCGAGCACTTTTTTTGTGATGTTTTGCCTGTGGTGCAACTGGCCTGTGTGGACACTTCCCAGAATGAGATTGTGCTGTTTTCTATTTCTGTGCTCTTCATTTTGATTCCTTGTTTGCTAATTCTCTCCTCCTATGCGGGTATTGTCATGGCCATTTTGAGAATGCCCTCTGCTGCTGGTAGGCGCAAAGCTTTCTCTACTTGTTCCTCCCACCTTTTGGTTGTCTCTCTCTTCTATGGTCCAGCCATCTTTACCTACCTTCAACCCAAATCTGCCCATACTCCAGATACAGACAAAGCAACTGCCCTCATGTATACAGTAGTCACCCCTGCACTCAATCCAGTCATCTATACCTTAAGAAACAAAGAAGTGAAAGGAGCCTTTTGGAAAATAACCAAAAGGCAGCCTTCTAGCCAAGCTGCctaaatttgaacccaaggcCATAATTAGTAGTAAAAACAATGTTCTAATAGTTTGATATTATACTTGTCTGCTCCTATCAATAGGAATAGATAGAAATGTGATGCTTCATCCTTCTCTACATCCTAGTGAATAAAcaagcaaagtttttttttttgcctctttgttcTTGCAACAGGATTATTAGCAGATTCATATATTGTAAATATCATAATGATTTTTGTGTCACTTTACTTCATATTAACATATTATGAAGTTAAAAGGGAAGATTCTTCATTAGATATGGATGGGAGAAGAGTTGAGAAATCTAGTTGATTGATTGTATCCATAACAATTATTAATTAGTTTGTGTATGAAGGTTTCTCTTTGCCAATCTCACAAGTCCATAACCAGTACATTATGctttttgttgaattttattcTACTACTATTctttaaattaagttaaaatctGTCTCCTAAGTTAAAATCTGTCTCCCTGTAAATTTTTGTCACTGTGTGGGTCCTATTTCTGTCGTTTGGTACTAACTATAATTATTCTTAGAAATGATAATTCTACAAGGACTGTTTTACAAGGACTCCCCCCGCCAAATACACATAAACAGTTTTTCCCTACTATAAACTAAACATTACAATTTCCTTCAAGTGATCCTAGTTTGGAATTGTTCTAAAAGAGTTTGGTATCCTTATTGGTCAACTCAAGATACAATTTATCTCTTCaatgtatcttttaaaatgtatctccCAAAACAGAACATGGTATTCCATTTAATTAATCAAAAATCACCTATAAGATACTGACTATGTGTCTACTACTGTCAAAAGCACTaggaaatgcaaaagaaagatgcaaaaaaaaaaatgactattctTGAGAAGTTTATGTCCTCATTTGGGACACAGCATGTATTGAAATAGGGACAAACCGCATCCATTCACAGGAAATAAGAGTTAAACTGAGTGTACAAAGCACTAGCAGCTAGAGGATGAGGAAGGCTCCTGTTTCAGGAAatgtgagaaaaatataaaattctaaagaGCTGGCTAAGGACAGATTGCATTGTAGACTTCTGGGCCAGTATTTGTAAAAGCATGAACATAGGACATCCAGCACTATGTGATAAACAGCAGAGACCAGAGTAGTTACACCATAGACAAAGTGAAGAAGAATAATCAAGAAGAATGGAATGCTAGGTAGCGTCCATGTTGTGAGGTCATTAGAAGTTTGGAAGGGGAGAGGTATCAAGGGAACTCTAAATCATTTTGTTTTACATGTTATCTTTCTATTTAATGATATACAAAATCCTagctctatatatatatatatatatatatattgctaccACAACACCTTCAATTGAATTGAGTATGCTGTGTATTGCATAAAACCTATTTGGTCTTTTTGATAGGAATTTTTCTCTAGGTAATTATCCCTCAGTattgtaaagtgatttttcttgacCCTTAAAAATACTAGGTTGTGCAGACCTTTAGAATCTTTGTTTTGTCATTCAGTGCATCAGCTTTCACTCCCATATACATTTTGGATTAATAAGTCTTCTGAATCTTCAGTGACGTTGTTGATAAATGGAATGGATGATTCATCCTGTAAATCAGAATCAGAGATTTCCAGTGGTCACTCCTTATTCCCCCTAGAATCAAATACAGACtcttctgttttgcttttaatgTCCTGTGCAGTAATTCTTTTTGTCCTATTGTAGATTATTCCTACTCATGATCTCTGAGATACAGTCATAATAGactcttttctgtttccttacGTACTACATGTTACTTCTCATTTCTGTTTTGTTGAACTGATAATTGGCCTTTGCTTATCTCCTCTCCCCATTATTAGAATGtattccttcttcatttcctcttcaCAGAGTCTGTCACTTCAAGAAAGTTCAAACCATACCATCTATAAGTCTTTTCTCATCTCCTAAACTTCTGATACTCTCCCTTCCAAACTACTTTAGATTTtaactattttgtttgttttatatttatttcctttgtatttatcCTATGTATACTCATCAATGAATATGCCAAAGATTTTATCAGGTTCTGGGAatattataacaacaacaacaacaacaacaaaaagaaaatagaatttctaccCAGCAGAAGTTTATACAAAGGGAGATGAaaggagaaacagacagatagacagataaacagacagagacagacaaagacagacagaaatagggagacagagagactggGAGGCAGAAAGAGAATGTCTAAATAGATATTCAGTTGGATAGATAAAATCCATATAAAActaataatcatatatatatatacacacacacatgaagaCAAAAAGGGAGTGAtatatcttattattttaagaaaaaagcaCTCGCATTAAGGGAGATAGGAAATAACTTTCTGCAGAAGATGGTGCTTGAGTTATGTTCAAAGAGGAGGAGGAActttctggagaagaaaaaggaggaatatATTACAGGCAAATGGAAATTATATGTACTTTTTTATTCCTCCTTTAGATGTAAGTTCTTTAtaagtaggaattgtttcatttcttttcattgtgTCCTCAGCACTTAATCCAAGTGCCTAGCTTATAGTAAGTTTTTAATAGATTatgtttgatttaaaaaattaatcaatcaaaagtTCTATAAATGTAGTTTATACCTGGGCAAGCATAAATAGGCCTTGGAATTAAGAAATCTGAATTTGGAcactggccaagatggcggcttggaggcagacagctgcttgagctccctgttttctctcaggacttacttcatgacaagcctcggagttaatgcttgactagaaaagaaacccacaaataatcatcaacagacgacatccttgaaattctccagagaaggtctgtgtttgctcaggggagggtcaaacagactgggcgcagattgagggcaggcaagccagaaagagacagacagctcacacagttcagaccagaggggggaggagtacgatctctgctgtttctgcaaaaagacttttaccccagtgtggatattccgtcttggcagcaagccaggagcagcggggAGGGTGTAAACACagaaggtgaagattaaaaccctggaaaccTAGCTTCTCTCGgaagaacccggccacccccaacccccacctggagtgactccaagttctcagagcctcagagtgcagactcagcacagccatctctgtcctattagtggctctctgctgccctacccccagtctgtagaggaagtccattaacaccatccagccccatccccccaaaaagagaccaattgtttctcttgtcaatttgttttcttccattccgctcttgacaaaatgaacaaaaaattcaaaagggctctaaccattgacagcttctgtatggagagagagcagacttcaaatactgaggagactaaaaacagactgtccccagaggaatcccctaagggggatatgatctgctcctcaatacaaaagaatctcatagaggaaatcaaaagggctctcataagagagctagaagagaaatgggaaaaggaaagggaagcttggaaagagagcctggagaagtcatgcagagtggataaagagatcaaatcattgagaaataaaattagtgaattagaaaaggcaaacaactccaaggaaaacaggattggtgaattggaaaaggtaaacaactccaaggaaaacaggattagtgagctggataaagaaatcagctctctaaaaaataaaatggataaaatggaaaaaaaaattccatagaagaaaaaaactcacttaaaaactcaattggacaattacaaaaagatattaaaaaagtgagtgaagaaaatacatcattgaaaattagatttgaacaagtagaaatgaatgactcaaggagaaaccaagaagtagtcaagcaaaactagagaaatgaaaaaattgaaaagaatgtcaagtaccttattagaaagacaacagacttgtaaaacagatccaggagagacaatttgagaataatcggacttcctgaaaaatgtgaggaaaaaaagagcttggacactattttcgaggaaattatcaaagagaactgcccagacattttggaaacagagggtaaaatagacattgaaaaaattcatcgctCACCTACTGACAGGGAACCTAAagtcaaaatgccaagaaatatagtggccaagttcaagaaccatcagacaaaggaaaaaatattggaagctcctagaaaaaagcaattcagatatggaggatctacaataagaataacccaggatctagcagggtccacattaaaagaacgaagggcctggaacatgatattccaaaaagctaaggaaattggtatgcagccaagaataacttacccagcaagaatgcgcattgttttccagggaagaagaaggacatttaacaaaataaatgaattccatctattcttgatgaaaaaaccagacctacacaaaatgtttgaccttcaaatacagaactcaagatatttctaaaaaggtaaaaagaaatcttgagaactatatttctgccataaagatatgtaaagaacacatgtataatttgtcctagaaactagaggtggaaaggaaattatatcataaaaaaagtgtaaagtggtggtactacatctcatgaagaggcaaaggtaacctattatatctgagagaaagaaaggagggagatgaacatagtgtgtatcaatagacatattcgatttatggtgaaacttctttcacttcattgaaaagtgagagggaaggagtaagctaagaggaagggaatacaaaattgtgaggaaaaggggtaaaatagggggaggaactttaaggtgagagagggataataaaaagggagggctgtgaaaagcaagtggtgttcaccagtttaatactgggtaggggggtaagagggaaggaaaggggaaaagcataaggaggGGTTAACAAGAGGGCAAGCAATAttgaattagtcattctaaccataaatgtgaatggggcaaactgcctcataaagaggaagcagttagcattaaaagtcagaatcctactatatgttgtttacaggaaacacacctgaaacagggtgatacattcaaactaaaagtaaaagggtggagcagaatctactatgctttaggcaaagccaaaaaagctggggtagccatcctaatctcagatcaagcaaaaacaaaaattgatctaattaaaagagataaggaagggcattatatcctgctaaagggtagcatcaataatgaagcagtatcaatattaaacatatatgcaccaagtggtgcagcatctaaattcttaaaagagaaattaagagagctgcaagaagaaatagacagcaaaactataatagtgggtgatctcaaccttgcactctcagaattagataaatcaaaccacaaaataaataacaaagaagtcaaagaggtaaatagaatactagaaaagtttgatatgatagatctttggctaaagctaaatggagacagaaaggagtatactttcttctcagcagtccatggaagcaatacaaaaattgatcatatactagggcatacaaacctcaaaatcaaatgcagtaaggcagaaataacaaatgcatgcttttcagaccacaatgcaatcaaaattacatttaataaaacaccaggggaaaatagaccaaaaaataattggaaactaaataatcttatgctaaagaataattgggtaaaacaacaaatcatagacataattaataacttcacccaagaaaatgacaataatgagacatcataccaaaatgtgttggatacagccaaagcagtaataaggggacgttttatatctctacaagactacttgcataaaatagagaaagagagggccaatgaattgggcttacaactaaaattgctagaaaaggaacaaatttaaaacccccatacaagcacaaaacttgaaattcaaaaattaaaggtgagattAAGAAATCTGAATTTGGATCCCACCTCTGCCATTTACTGTGTGATTATGAaactttgagcctcaatttccagttttgtaaaatggagaaattaatCCTTAAACTACCTACCTCGCAGTGTTTTGAGACGAAAGTGtttaaaatgctctataaatatcagttattaataTCCTTAGTGAGAAGTTTTGACATTAACTTTTGTTCTTGCTTGTATATTAATTTACCTGTAAGTGGGAAGTTGAAATTAAAGATAAATGTTGTTGTATTgatctacttgccatctgggggagagggtgggggggaaagaaagaaaaagttggaacaaaatgtttttcaagggtcaatgctgaaaaaattaccatgcatatatcttgtaaataaaaagctataagaataaaaaagaaagaaaaaaaaactcacatcacaaaaaaaaaaaaaaaaaaaaagatatatgtcaAGAAGCCATTTGCTCTACATAGAGACATTTTAGGCTCAAGCTCAGGGATACTTGAACTTGTTCAggagagttgattgttaaattttcaatgtgagcattagTGCTGCAGAATTCAGAAAACACTACAAATTAGGGGTGATTTATTGTTGTATTCATTGCCAAGTCTTATGTTAAAAAATGTtggataaaatatcaataaaacagattaaaaagaaattaactccTCTTTTCACTGTCAGTCCAGTTTCAGAGACTTATAAATGGTGGCATTGATGAATTATTCCTTGACAATAAAGAGTTTGGATCTGGTGCAGTAATTATGATTTTAAGAAAGCCCCTGTAGTTAAGAGTTGCAGAATGAAGACAACCATAAACATGTTAGTGCTGTTCTGAAATTTATTATTGGCAAAGATGTAGATTGACCTCAGTGTATAAAAACTGAAATAGAGTGTTATTATGAGCTTGTGAGGGGCAGTAGGTATGAATCTCTGGTAGTTACTAGGATATTGTCCTATTTTTCTACAACATGCCACATTTTATAAGAATGTGAGACAAGACAGGTGAGGCTAGGTAGTCCAGCCCACATCCAGTTAGTGAGACTTAATACAAACTGTCCCAGTGCCAATGCTGATGGAATAATTATAGAATCTGAGAATAAGAAAATTACAGAATCTGAGGATAGTGATGATCACATGACACCTAAATTACATACTTCTAAGTCCccaatagaaagaaaggaaacactAAGGTCAGAATGTTAGAATATATTTGTAGCCGTGGAATAATCATGAAAGGTCACAGAGCTAAATAACTATTACCAGATCATATAAGTGAAAGGTATATATGGAAGGACCTGTAAGGTTAAAAAACCTTCCTGACTGGGGCAATTCATGCCTTTTATATTTCCAATCTGCCAGTTTTCTCTAGTGATGTCCTTTCTACATTGTGTCAGACCTACTTGTCTAGAAATGATTTTTCCAGTCTtcatttattgttctgttgattaTATGATCATTCAGCAGTTCTGCTGAACTTCAGTCCTTTGTAACCATTTTCTGTCAGCGAAAGAACAAAGTTCTGTTAAGCCATAACCAAAGACAATAAGTTAACCTATCCGACATGTGTGATtcatcatttttagaaaaaaaaaaaaaaaaag
Protein-coding sequences here:
- the LOC141542790 gene encoding olfactory receptor 10A4-like is translated as MSSSDPVMRENQTLCTQFTFVAFSSLSELQPVLFVIFLAIYLFTILGNLLIICLIWASPSLHSPMYFFLANLSFLEMCYITSVVPQMLVHLLVEPKTMSVARCAAQMYGFAIFGLAECCLLAAMAYDRFVAICYPLRYTLLMSPRVCLQLAAASWTTGMVMESAQITWIFTLPFCGTGQIEHFFCDVLPVVQLACVDTSQNEIVLFSISVLFILIPCLLILSSYAGIVMAILRMPSAAGRRKAFSTCSSHLLVVSLFYGPAIFTYLQPKSAHTPDTDKATALMYTVVTPALNPVIYTLRNKEVKGAFWKITKRQPSSQAA